From the genome of Saccopteryx bilineata isolate mSacBil1 chromosome 6, mSacBil1_pri_phased_curated, whole genome shotgun sequence, one region includes:
- the LOC136308130 gene encoding CMRF35-like molecule 5 → MWLLLPLLLLITPGSSYEITGPEEVRGLEQSSLTVQCHYDPGWETYRKWWCRGAEWSNCEIIVITTGTEGVMKKDRVSIRDDQRSHVITVTMEKLRQEDTGAYWCGIERAGITADHGIQVKVTVDTVAARCHYGPRWEAYMKQWCGEADGSSCTVLVQTTGSKQAKKSRAYIDQEKRTFTVAMQN, encoded by the exons GCTCATCATACGAAATCACGGGTCCAGAAGAAGTGCGTGGTCTAGAACAGAGCTCGCTGACTGTGCAGTGTCACTATGACCCAGGGTGGGAGACCTACAGGAAGTGGTGGTGTCGAGGAGCTGAGTGGAGTAACTGCGAGATTATTGTTATAACCACTGGGACAGAGGGGGTAATGAAGAAGGACCGTGTGTCCATCAGGGACGATCAGAGAAGCCACGTGATCACTGTCACCATGGAGAAGCTGAGGCAAGAGGATACAGGCGCCTACTGGTGTGGGATTGAGAGAGCCGGAATTACTGCTGACCATGGGATCCAAGTAAAAGTGACAGTTGATACAG TGGCTGCACGGTGTCACTATGGTCCGAGGTGGGAGGCCTACATGAAGCAGTggtgtggagaagctgatgggagTAGCTGCACCGTCCTTGTTCAGACCACTGGATCAAAGCAGGCAAAGAAGAGCCGTGCATACATCGATCAGGAGAAACGCACGTTCACCGTGGCCATGCAGAATTAG